From Acidovorax sp. FHTAMBA, one genomic window encodes:
- the nuoG gene encoding NADH-quinone oxidoreductase subunit NuoG gives MVEIELDGQKVEVAEGCMVMHAAEKAGTYIPHFCYHKKLSIAANCRMCLVDVEKAPKPMPACATPVTQGMIVRTKSDKAIKAQQSVMEFLLINHPLDCPICDQGGECQLQDLAVGYGGSSSRYEEEKRVVFHKDVGPLISMEEMSRCIHCTRCVRFGQEVAGVMELGMIHRGEHSEITTVTGDTVDSELSGNMIDICPVGALTSKPFRYSARTWELSRRRSVSPHDSTGANLIVQVKNHKVMRVVPFENEAVNECWIADRDRFSYEALSSDERLTRPMLKQGGAWKEVDWQTALEYVANGLKNIKHDHGASSIGALVSPHSTLEELYLAAALVRGLGGDNIDYRLRNAEFAAPEGIRWLGTSIASLSTLQRVLVVGSNLRKDHPLFAQRIRQAARHGCQVSAIASVTHDWAMPVQSFVAQGAAQWVQILGGIASAVAQEKGVAAPQGAAAASDATQAIARSLLGGERKAVLLGNAAAHHAQASQLLALANWIAENTGASVGYLTEAANTVGAQFVGAHPVGGGLNAAQMLSGGLKAAVLLNTEPVHDSAAGAKAATALAGAEMVVTLSPFKANMEFSDVLLPIAPFTETSGSFVNAEGRLQSFHAVVRPLGDTRPAWKVLRVLANLLDVPGFDFETSQDVLARATNAPAGTITQLSADQLSNVVKAVSTTGAAAVGEPVVASIYQLDSLVRRSASLQLTADARSAREGVAA, from the coding sequence ATGGTTGAAATTGAACTGGACGGTCAGAAAGTGGAAGTCGCCGAAGGCTGCATGGTGATGCATGCAGCCGAGAAGGCAGGCACTTACATTCCGCATTTCTGCTACCACAAGAAACTTTCGATCGCCGCCAATTGCCGCATGTGCCTGGTGGATGTTGAGAAAGCTCCTAAGCCCATGCCTGCCTGTGCCACGCCGGTCACGCAGGGAATGATCGTGCGCACCAAGAGCGACAAAGCCATCAAGGCGCAGCAGTCGGTCATGGAGTTTTTGCTCATCAACCACCCTCTGGATTGCCCTATCTGCGACCAGGGGGGCGAGTGCCAGCTGCAGGATCTGGCTGTGGGCTATGGGGGCTCTTCCTCGCGTTATGAGGAAGAAAAGCGCGTGGTGTTCCACAAGGACGTGGGCCCGCTGATCTCCATGGAGGAGATGAGCCGCTGCATCCACTGCACCCGCTGCGTTCGCTTCGGCCAGGAAGTGGCGGGCGTGATGGAGCTCGGCATGATCCATCGTGGCGAGCATTCTGAAATCACCACGGTCACCGGCGACACGGTGGACTCGGAGCTGTCGGGCAACATGATCGACATCTGCCCGGTCGGTGCGCTGACCAGCAAGCCTTTCCGCTACAGCGCCCGCACCTGGGAGCTGTCGCGCCGTCGCTCGGTAAGCCCACATGACTCCACCGGCGCCAACCTGATTGTTCAGGTCAAGAACCACAAGGTCATGCGTGTTGTGCCGTTCGAGAACGAGGCCGTCAATGAATGCTGGATTGCCGACCGCGACCGTTTTTCCTATGAGGCGCTCAGCAGCGACGAGCGCCTGACCCGGCCCATGCTCAAGCAGGGCGGGGCGTGGAAGGAAGTGGACTGGCAGACCGCGTTGGAGTATGTGGCCAACGGTCTCAAGAACATCAAGCATGACCATGGCGCGAGCAGTATTGGGGCATTGGTCAGTCCGCACAGCACGCTGGAGGAACTGTACCTGGCGGCAGCGCTGGTACGTGGCCTCGGCGGCGACAACATCGACTACCGCCTGCGCAATGCGGAGTTCGCGGCGCCGGAGGGAATCCGCTGGCTGGGTACGTCCATCGCTTCGCTGTCCACGCTGCAACGCGTGCTGGTGGTGGGCTCCAATCTGCGCAAAGACCATCCATTGTTTGCCCAGCGCATCCGTCAGGCTGCCCGCCATGGCTGCCAGGTAAGCGCCATCGCATCGGTGACTCACGATTGGGCCATGCCCGTTCAATCTTTCGTGGCGCAAGGCGCTGCGCAATGGGTGCAAATCTTGGGTGGCATTGCGTCCGCCGTGGCCCAGGAGAAAGGCGTTGCCGCACCTCAAGGCGCGGCTGCTGCCAGCGATGCAACCCAGGCCATCGCCCGCTCCCTGCTCGGTGGTGAGCGCAAGGCTGTGCTGCTGGGCAATGCCGCTGCACACCATGCGCAAGCCAGTCAGCTGCTGGCACTTGCCAACTGGATTGCTGAGAACACCGGCGCGAGCGTGGGTTACCTCACGGAAGCTGCCAACACGGTGGGTGCGCAGTTTGTAGGTGCCCATCCCGTCGGCGGTGGTCTGAATGCGGCTCAAATGCTCTCCGGTGGTTTGAAGGCCGCGGTGCTGCTCAACACCGAGCCAGTTCATGATTCGGCTGCGGGCGCGAAGGCTGCAACCGCCCTGGCTGGTGCAGAGATGGTGGTCACGTTGAGCCCCTTCAAGGCCAACATGGAGTTCAGTGACGTTCTGTTGCCAATTGCCCCGTTCACGGAAACCTCCGGCAGCTTTGTCAACGCCGAAGGCCGACTGCAAAGTTTCCACGCCGTGGTACGTCCTCTGGGTGACACCCGTCCTGCATGGAAGGTTCTGCGTGTTCTGGCCAATCTGCTGGATGTGCCGGGCTTTGACTTTGAAACCTCGCAGGATGTGCTGGCCCGTGCCACAAATGCTCCTGCAGGCACGATCACGCAGCTGTCGGCTGACCAGCTGTCCAATGTGGTGAAGGCGGTCTCCACCACCGGAGCCGCAGCGGTTGGCGAGCCGGTGGTCGCATCCATCTATCAACTGGACAGCCTGGTGCGCCGTTCCGCGTCCTTGCAGCTCACTGCTGACGCCCGCAGCGCTCGTGAAGGAGTGGCCGCATGA
- the nuoH gene encoding NADH-quinone oxidoreductase subunit NuoH: MIDAIYNAGLNLLSFGWWTGVVWPVLWILIKIVCILAPLMGAVAYLTLWERKLLGFMQVRHGPNRVGPLGLLQPIADALKLLTKEIIQPTAASKGLFVLGPVMAIMPALAAWVAIPFGPDVALANVNAGLLLVMAITSIEVYGVIIAGWASNSKYAFLGALRASAQMVSYEIAMGFCFLVVIMVSGSMNLTEIVMGQGRGMAADKGLTFLSWNWLPLLPIFLVYLISGVAETNRHPFDVVEGEAEIVAGHMVEYSGMGFAIFFLAEYASMWLVSILAALMFLGGWLPPIDSALFNWIPGWIWLGIKTFLVVSMFIWIRATFPRFRYDQIMRLGWKIFIPVTLVYLLFVGGWLLSPWNIWK, translated from the coding sequence ATGATCGACGCGATTTACAACGCAGGCCTGAACCTGCTTTCCTTTGGCTGGTGGACTGGCGTGGTGTGGCCGGTACTCTGGATTCTCATCAAGATCGTGTGTATTCTGGCGCCGCTGATGGGTGCGGTGGCCTATCTCACGCTTTGGGAACGCAAGCTCCTGGGCTTCATGCAGGTTCGCCACGGCCCCAATCGCGTGGGCCCCTTGGGATTGCTGCAGCCTATTGCCGATGCGCTGAAATTGCTGACAAAGGAAATCATCCAGCCCACGGCCGCCAGCAAAGGGCTGTTTGTGCTGGGCCCTGTCATGGCTATCATGCCGGCGCTGGCTGCCTGGGTGGCGATCCCGTTCGGCCCGGACGTCGCGCTGGCAAACGTCAACGCAGGCTTGCTGCTGGTGATGGCCATCACCTCGATCGAGGTGTACGGTGTGATCATTGCGGGCTGGGCCTCGAACTCCAAATATGCGTTCCTGGGTGCCCTGCGAGCTTCCGCTCAGATGGTGAGTTACGAAATTGCCATGGGTTTCTGTTTCCTGGTCGTGATCATGGTCTCCGGCAGCATGAATCTCACCGAGATCGTGATGGGGCAGGGTCGTGGCATGGCTGCAGACAAAGGCCTGACTTTCCTGTCCTGGAACTGGCTCCCGTTGTTGCCCATCTTTCTGGTCTACCTGATTTCGGGTGTGGCAGAAACCAACCGCCATCCCTTTGACGTGGTGGAAGGTGAGGCAGAAATTGTGGCCGGGCACATGGTGGAGTATTCCGGCATGGGCTTTGCGATCTTCTTCCTGGCCGAGTACGCCAGCATGTGGCTTGTTTCGATACTGGCTGCACTGATGTTTCTCGGCGGCTGGTTGCCCCCCATCGACAGCGCGCTGTTCAACTGGATTCCAGGGTGGATCTGGTTGGGGATCAAGACCTTCCTAGTGGTCTCGATGTTCATCTGGATCCGGGCTACCTTCCCGCGGTTCCGCTATGACCAGATCATGCGTCTGGGCTGGAAGATCTTTATTCCAGTCACGCTGGTGTATTTGTTGTTTGTCGGCGGGTGGTTGCTCTCGCCTTGGAATATCTGGAAATAA
- the nuoI gene encoding NADH-quinone oxidoreductase subunit NuoI has product MTAVAAAAPFSIKDFFKSFMLVELLKGMALTGRYAFRRKVTVQFPEEKTPLSPRFRGLHALRRYDNGEERCIACKLCEAVCPAMAITIESDVRSDGSRRTTRYDIDLTKCIFCGFCEESCPVDSIVETHIFEYHGEKRGDLYFTKDMLLAVGDRYEGEIAAAKAADAKYR; this is encoded by the coding sequence ATGACTGCTGTTGCTGCTGCTGCACCTTTTTCGATCAAGGATTTCTTCAAGAGCTTCATGCTCGTGGAGTTACTCAAGGGCATGGCCCTTACGGGTCGCTACGCTTTTCGCCGCAAGGTGACCGTCCAGTTCCCGGAAGAGAAGACGCCCTTGTCTCCCCGTTTCCGTGGCCTGCACGCGTTGCGCCGTTATGACAACGGTGAAGAGCGGTGCATTGCCTGCAAACTTTGCGAGGCTGTGTGCCCGGCGATGGCCATCACCATTGAGTCGGATGTACGTTCAGATGGATCGCGCCGTACCACACGCTACGACATCGACCTGACCAAGTGCATTTTTTGCGGTTTCTGCGAGGAGAGCTGCCCGGTGGATTCGATTGTGGAGACCCATATCTTCGAATACCACGGCGAAAAGCGCGGCGATCTGTATTTCACGAAGGACATGCTCCTGGCCGTAGGCGACCGGTACGAAGGTGAAATTGCGGCAGCCAAGGCTGCGGACGCCAAGTACCGCTAA
- a CDS encoding NADH-quinone oxidoreductase subunit J, with translation MDAKTGFFYLFSVVLLFAAFRVITARNPVHAVLYLILAFSQASAVWLLLKAEFLAIALVLVYLGAVMVLFLFVVMMLDIHVDTVRKGFWKHFPLAATVGALIALEMAAVLMGGFRGMDEPKAVATMVNAAGQVVPYSNTKALGILLYTEYLYPVEIAAVILLVAMIAAIALTLRQRKDSKAINPAAQIRVRAADRLEVVKVAVTQKPVDEAPTAPAAEEKKA, from the coding sequence ATGGACGCCAAGACTGGTTTCTTCTACCTCTTCTCGGTCGTGCTGCTGTTTGCGGCCTTCCGGGTGATCACCGCGCGCAATCCGGTGCACGCTGTGCTCTATCTCATTCTCGCGTTTTCGCAAGCTTCGGCCGTATGGCTGTTGCTCAAAGCCGAGTTTTTGGCCATTGCCCTGGTGCTTGTGTACCTGGGCGCGGTGATGGTGCTGTTCCTGTTCGTCGTGATGATGCTGGACATCCATGTGGACACGGTGCGCAAGGGTTTCTGGAAGCATTTTCCCCTGGCAGCCACAGTGGGCGCGCTGATTGCCCTGGAAATGGCTGCGGTGCTGATGGGTGGTTTTCGGGGCATGGACGAACCAAAGGCGGTCGCAACGATGGTGAACGCCGCAGGACAAGTGGTTCCCTATTCGAACACGAAGGCGCTGGGCATCCTGCTGTACACCGAGTATCTCTACCCCGTTGAAATTGCGGCGGTGATCCTGCTGGTGGCGATGATTGCAGCCATTGCGTTGACTCTTCGTCAGCGCAAGGACAGCAAGGCCATCAACCCCGCTGCGCAGATCCGCGTCCGTGCTGCGGACCGGCTGGAAGTGGTGAAGGTCGCCGTTACGCAAAAGCCGGTGGACGAAGCGCCGACCGCGCCTGCCGCTGAGGAGAAAAAAGCATGA
- the nuoK gene encoding NADH-quinone oxidoreductase subunit NuoK codes for MTLTLGHFLSLGAMLFALAVIGIFLNRKNLIVLLMAIELMLLAVNMNFVAFSHYLGDMHGQVFVFFILTVAAAESAIGLAILVLLFRNKSSINAEDLNTLKG; via the coding sequence ATGACGCTGACGCTGGGACACTTTCTCTCGCTGGGTGCGATGCTGTTCGCGCTGGCGGTGATCGGGATTTTCCTGAACCGCAAGAACCTGATCGTGCTGCTGATGGCCATCGAATTGATGCTTTTGGCCGTGAACATGAACTTCGTCGCCTTTTCGCACTATCTGGGCGATATGCACGGCCAGGTGTTCGTGTTCTTCATCCTGACCGTGGCGGCAGCCGAGTCGGCCATTGGCCTGGCCATTCTGGTACTGCTGTTCCGCAACAAGTCCAGCATCAACGCGGAAGACCTCAACACCCTCAAGGGTTGA
- the nuoL gene encoding NADH-quinone oxidoreductase subunit L, translating into MSQTLSASTLLAVPLAPLAGALLAGIFGTTFGGNWIGRRLSHTLTILGVFVAFVLSAMTLKSVAVDGARFNETLYTWMVVGGLKMEVGFLVDSLTAMMMVVVTFVSLMVHIYTIGYMEEDDGYNRFFAYISLFTFSMLMLVMSNNLLQLFFGWEAVGLVSYLLIGFWFNKPSAIFANMKAFLVNRVGDFGFILGIGLIAAYAGTLNYGEVFAKTGELGGLAFPGTDWMLITVICICLFIGAMGKSAQFPLHVWLPDSMEGPTPISALIHAATMVTAGIFMVARMSPLFELSDTALNFILVIGAITALFMGFLGIIQNDIKRVVAYSTLSQLGYMTVALGASAYSVAVFHLMTHAFFKALLFLGAGSVIMGMHHNQDIRWMGGVRKYMPITWITSLLGSLALIGTPLFSGFYSKDSIIEAVHFSQLPAAGFAHFAVLAGVFITAFYSFRMYFLVFHGKERYDQNPDAHHHDHHGHDDHHGHDAKPHESPWVVTVPLVLLAIPSVVVGFMFIQPMLFGDFFKDVIFVDAAKHPAMAKLAEIFHGPVGMALHGLQTAPFWLALAGVAASYYMYMVNPALPAAIKARVQPLYTLLENKYYMDWINENVLARGARMLGVGLWKVGDQAIIDGALVNGSWKLVRGVSGIVRWMQSGFIFHYALVMILGVFALMTWFVWGDALLQLIK; encoded by the coding sequence ATGAGTCAAACCCTCTCTGCTTCAACGCTCCTGGCCGTGCCGCTGGCACCGCTTGCGGGCGCTTTGCTGGCCGGCATCTTTGGTACGACCTTTGGTGGTAACTGGATTGGCCGCCGCCTGAGCCATACCCTGACGATTCTGGGCGTGTTTGTGGCATTCGTGCTGTCGGCGATGACGCTCAAGAGCGTTGCGGTCGATGGTGCCCGGTTCAACGAGACGCTTTACACCTGGATGGTCGTAGGTGGTCTCAAGATGGAAGTTGGTTTCCTGGTGGACAGCCTCACGGCCATGATGATGGTTGTGGTGACTTTCGTGTCCCTCATGGTGCATATCTACACCATTGGCTACATGGAAGAGGATGACGGCTATAACCGTTTCTTTGCCTACATCTCGTTGTTCACGTTCTCGATGCTCATGCTGGTCATGAGCAATAACCTGCTGCAGCTGTTCTTCGGTTGGGAAGCCGTGGGCTTGGTTTCGTACCTGCTGATTGGCTTCTGGTTCAACAAGCCGTCGGCCATCTTCGCCAACATGAAGGCGTTCCTGGTCAACCGGGTGGGGGACTTCGGTTTTATCCTGGGCATTGGCCTGATTGCCGCCTACGCTGGCACGCTCAACTACGGCGAAGTGTTTGCAAAGACAGGTGAGCTGGGTGGTCTGGCTTTCCCTGGCACTGACTGGATGCTGATCACCGTCATCTGCATTTGCCTTTTCATCGGTGCCATGGGCAAGTCGGCTCAGTTCCCGTTGCACGTGTGGTTGCCCGATTCGATGGAAGGTCCCACCCCCATTTCGGCGCTGATCCACGCGGCCACCATGGTGACGGCGGGCATCTTCATGGTGGCACGCATGTCGCCACTGTTTGAACTGTCTGATACAGCGTTGAACTTCATTCTTGTGATCGGTGCCATCACGGCGCTGTTCATGGGTTTCCTGGGCATCATCCAGAACGACATCAAACGCGTGGTGGCCTATTCCACGCTCTCGCAGCTGGGCTACATGACCGTGGCGCTGGGGGCTTCGGCGTACTCGGTGGCCGTGTTCCACCTGATGACCCACGCGTTCTTCAAGGCGCTGCTGTTTCTCGGGGCCGGCTCGGTCATCATGGGCATGCACCATAACCAGGACATCCGCTGGATGGGTGGCGTGCGCAAGTACATGCCCATCACCTGGATCACCTCGCTGCTGGGCTCGCTGGCATTGATCGGAACACCGCTGTTCTCGGGTTTCTACTCCAAGGACAGCATCATCGAGGCAGTGCATTTCAGCCAGCTGCCCGCGGCCGGGTTTGCGCACTTCGCGGTGCTGGCGGGCGTTTTCATCACGGCGTTCTACTCGTTCCGCATGTACTTCCTGGTCTTCCATGGCAAGGAGCGCTACGACCAGAACCCGGATGCGCACCACCACGACCATCATGGTCATGACGATCACCACGGGCATGATGCCAAGCCGCATGAATCCCCCTGGGTGGTGACGGTGCCGCTGGTGCTTTTGGCCATACCGTCGGTAGTCGTGGGCTTCATGTTCATCCAGCCCATGCTGTTTGGCGACTTTTTCAAGGACGTCATTTTTGTCGACGCAGCCAAGCACCCGGCCATGGCGAAGCTGGCAGAAATCTTCCACGGTCCGGTGGGCATGGCACTGCATGGGCTGCAAACGGCGCCGTTCTGGCTCGCACTGGCAGGTGTGGCAGCCTCGTACTACATGTACATGGTGAATCCTGCGTTGCCGGCCGCGATCAAGGCACGCGTTCAGCCGTTGTATACGCTGCTGGAGAACAAGTACTACATGGACTGGATCAACGAGAACGTCCTTGCCCGTGGGGCACGCATGCTGGGTGTGGGCCTCTGGAAGGTCGGCGACCAGGCCATCATCGACGGCGCTCTCGTGAACGGCTCTTGGAAGTTGGTGCGTGGGGTTTCCGGCATCGTGCGCTGGATGCAGTCGGGTTTTATCTTTC